The Apis cerana isolate GH-2021 linkage group LG2, AcerK_1.0, whole genome shotgun sequence genomic sequence ttttattattttcttcgacaaaaagaaaaacgaaaacgcTTCGTTCCTcgtctttttattttgttcgtcGTTTGTCGTTgccttttatttatatagctaTGAGTCGCATGATGTCAAACTATTTTACCATTGATAGCGAATAACTCGTAATAAGTGTAATGAGCATTAGCATCGATATCCAAAACTTTGACCTTGGCTTTCGTTAAACGTTAagctattattatttcccCAGTTTTGTCAAActtgcaatttaatttatcgcaatttatcggtttttttttacataatagtaACGTaaatttgtacaataaaatacattgaatatataatgtaacgtCGAATcagataagaaatttatttaatcagatGTACACATATTTATTACGTACaatgtatagaaataataacaatcgaccagtatttttattaataatatgaaattcagaatgaaagaataacttcgaatcgatttatgataaattttacatgccgagaataaaaatcgcaagactaataattatatttataatatattttattaagaaacttTCTTAAGGAATTATCATCTATCATtctcttgaaataattatatttcattatcgttaattgtaaatataaaatacgagaAATGAACATTTACACGAAAGTTAAATTAACCAGAACTATTGTTTAAAAACCGGTTTACAGCGTTCAGCGTTGATATTGGTATCtgtaagaattaaaagaattaaagataaaaattaaaagcattaaattaaagaaaattaaaaaatttaatgttttcgcCTTTCTAAAAcgtttctaaaaattcaaagtaaatatatcttctctacctgaaaaatatcatcgaaGAAGCCACTATTGTTCCCACTGGGTATTGTCATAACTTTGTCCGAAGGATCAGGTTTATCCGAGTAATAAATTGTCTGACgcttttgaatattcaagtTGTTTTGATCCTCTCCCGTATTCTCTTCTATAACCTTTTTTCTAGACCCCCTCAGCCTTTTTCTCTGAAAGAATCTGCCTCGATGAGGAAGAACATCTGGAAatcacattaaaaaaataaaaacatcgtATCGCGACAcgaaacgattattaattcttaccaaCTTGTACGATTTCGTTCGCCTCGTTGGGTAAAGCAGGGGCTAATTGGACGAGAGGTGCCGGCTCGATGGGCAATACTTCACGTACCTGATACAACAATTGTATTCGCGCGTTAATTAAATCCACTATAACCTACGAATCGGTTATGATTTACCTCTTTACTCGACGAAGAATCAACTTCTTGTTTCGGAGTCTCCGTAGATATTTCATTCTTCTACGAGCAAATAttgattccattttttttttttttttaatataacgatTCGACAAATTCAGGATAATTGGACAAACCTTTTTCGAGTTCTTTTCCGAACGAgagattatttgaatatgcGAGGTACGCCCTTTCCCGTTACTTCCTTCCTCATCTTTTCTATCGTTTGGTCCATCATTCGGTCCATTATTAGGTCCATTATTAGATTCGTTACTAGGTCCATTACTAGGTCCATTATTCGGCCCATTACTAGGTCTAGCACCGAACAAATCTCTAGGTATTTCTCCAGCTGTGAATCCGAGTCCATGGGTTCCGGTGGTGGCACCGGCGTACAGGCCTCCCCTAACGGGTGCCGACCTTCCACTTCCGTCCAGCAAGCCGCCTAATCCGGCCGCGGCTTCGTGTCTTCCGTTCCCAAGCCCGGCTCTTGCGTAAAGCCCTCCCCCTGTTCGTCGAttcgcaaaatat encodes the following:
- the LOC108002777 gene encoding uncharacterized protein LOC108002777 isoform X2, whose translation is MLCNKIDLAFVLGLLAFVHGMPADSQSNERPPLIQFTNGGIRFNFAGYHAAAGLGGLLTGSNTGGGLHASVGTPWGGHAAAGLGGTLNGDNANAGGGLYARAGLGNGRHEAAAGLGGLLDGSGRSAPVRGGLYAGATTGTHGLGFTAGEIPRDLFGARPSNGPNNGPSNGPSNESNNGPNNGPNDGPNDRKDEEGSNGKGRTSHIQIISRSEKNSKKVREVLPIEPAPLVQLAPALPNEANEIVQVDVLPHRGRFFQRKRLRGSRKKVIEENTGEDQNNLNIQKRQTIYYSDKPDPSDKVMTIPSGNNSGFFDDIFQIPISTLNAVNRFLNNSSG
- the LOC108002777 gene encoding uncharacterized protein LOC108002777 isoform X1; translated protein: MLCNKIDLAFVLGLLAFVHGMPADSQSNERPPLIQFTNGGIRFNFAGYHAAAGLGGLLTGSNTGGGLHASVGTPWGGHAAAGLGGTLNGDNANAGGGLYARAGLGNGRHEAAAGLGGLLDGSGRSAPVRGGLYAGATTGTHGLGFTAGEIPRDLFGARPSNGPNNGPSNGPSNESNNGPNNGPNDGPNDRKDEEGSNGKGRTSHIQIISRSEKNSKKKNEISTETPKQEVDSSSSKEVREVLPIEPAPLVQLAPALPNEANEIVQVDVLPHRGRFFQRKRLRGSRKKVIEENTGEDQNNLNIQKRQTIYYSDKPDPSDKVMTIPSGNNSGFFDDIFQIPISTLNAVNRFLNNSSG